The proteins below are encoded in one region of Rhododendron vialii isolate Sample 1 chromosome 7a, ASM3025357v1:
- the LOC131331953 gene encoding uncharacterized protein LOC131331953, with amino-acid sequence MSFHSLSSPRYASFFSKPFHGIKLPSSRIRASSDVPDFLSADWLESRRKRPFGPRLKFSAEEAIRHQLDALMFNDQPCQDHGIEVMYRFAGFDPFERSTYFGPYFDLGQFERFRRIFHHSTYRVLLGHKERKILSSLMVKEDQYKQRVWVRGARPEEEEVFQFTMAQRVGGSWDGYWLTESLLHDGDSFSRGVAY; translated from the exons ATGTCGTTCCATTCCTTGTCATCTCCGCGGTATGCGTCTTTTTTCTCCAAACCCTTTCATGGCATCAAACTACCCAGCTCTCGCATCAGAGCTTCTTCTGACGTTCCCGACTTTCTTTCCGCCGATTG GCTTGAATCTCGCAGGAAGAGACCTTTTGGCCCAAGATTGAAA TTTAGTGCAGAAGAAGCCATCCGACACCAGCTTGATGCATTGATGTTCAATGATCAACCTTGTCAAGATCATGGAATTGAAGTCATGTACAGG TTTGCCGGATTTGATCCTTTTGAAAGGTCTACGTATTTTGGTCCCTACTTTGACTTGGGACAA TTTGAGAGATTCAGGCGGATTTTCCACCACTCGACCTATCGAGTGTTACTTGGCCACAAGGAAAGGAAGATCTTGAGCAGTTTGATGGTGAAGGAG GATCAATACAAGCAGCGGGTTTGGGTAAGAGGAGCTCGCCCTGAGGAGGAGGAAGTATTTCAATTTACCATGGCACAG AGAGTTggtggttcatgggatggttaTTGGCTGACGGAGTCTCTACTTCATGACGGTGATAGTTTTTCTCGCGGCGTGGCTTACTAA